The proteins below come from a single Cervus elaphus chromosome 4, mCerEla1.1, whole genome shotgun sequence genomic window:
- the FAAP24 gene encoding Fanconi anemia core complex-associated protein 24: MEGNPPDGTGPMHVPFGHIVANEKWRGSQLAQGMQGKIKLVFEDGLTLVDFYLSSKSCIIYITEAELVAGNGYRKRLVRVRNSNKLQGIVVVEKTQMSEQYFPAVQKFTVLDLGMVLLPVASQMEASSLIIQLVQEQTREPSKNPFLRKKRTQVSEPALLRSVQQIPGVGKVKAPLLLQRFPSIQQLSNASIRELEAVVGQAAAQHIHAFFTQPR; this comes from the exons ATGGAAGGCAACCCCCCTGATGGCACTGGCCCCATGCATGTACCATTTGGGCACATTGTGGCCAATGAGAAATGGCGCGGTTCGCAGCTGGCACAGGGAATGCAAG GGAAAATTAAACTCGTTTTTGAGGATGGCCTGACACTGGTAGATTTTTACTTATCTAGCAAATCCTGCATTATTTACATCACCGAAGCTGAGTTGGTGGCAGGAAATGGCTACAGAAAGAGACTTGTTCGGGTTAGAAAT tccAATAAACTTCAAGGGATTGTGGTTGTTGAAAAAACGCAGATGAGTGAACAGTATTTTCCAGCTGTACAGAAGTTTACTGTTCTGGATCTTGGGATGGTGTTGCTTCCAGTAGCCAGCCAGATGGAAGCATCCTCCCTCATTATTCAGTTG GTTCAAGAGCAAACCAGAGAGCCCAGTAAAAACCCTTTTCTCAGGAAGAAACGGACTCAGGTCTCTGAGCCGGCGCTCCTCCGAAGTGTGCAGCAGATCCCAGGAGTCGGGAAGGTGAAAGCCCCACTCCTGCTTCAGAGGTTTCCAAGTATTCAACAACTAAGCAACGCGTCTATCCGAGAACTGGAGGCGGTAGTAGGACAAGCCGCAGCCCAGCACATTCATGCATTCTTCACCCAGCCCAGGTGA